A region of Arabidopsis thaliana chromosome 5, partial sequence DNA encodes the following proteins:
- the TOPP8 gene encoding Calcineurin-like metallo-phosphoesterase superfamily protein (TOPP8; CONTAINS InterPro DOMAIN/s: Metallophosphoesterase (InterPro:IPR004843), Serine/threonine-specific protein phosphatase/bis(5-nucleosyl)-tetraphosphatase (InterPro:IPR006186); BEST Arabidopsis thaliana protein match is: Calcineurin-like metallo-phosphoesterase superfamily protein (TAIR:AT3G05580.1); Has 7305 Blast hits to 7120 proteins in 684 species: Archae - 78; Bacteria - 668; Metazoa - 2406; Fungi - 1414; Plants - 989; Viruses - 10; Other Eukaryotes - 1740 (source: NCBI BLink).) — protein MMTSMEGMVEKGVLDDIIRRLLEGKGGKQVQLSESEIRQLCFNARQIFLSQPNLLDLHAPIRICGDIHGQYQDLLRLFEYGGYPPSANYLFLGDYVDRGKQSLETICLLLAYKIRYPSKIYLLRGNHEDAKINRIYGFYDECKRRFNVRLWKVFTDCFNCLPVAALIDEKILCMHGGLSPDLDNLNQIREIQRPIEIPDSGLLCDLLWSDPDQKIEGWADSDRGISCTFGADKVAEFLDKNDLDLICRGHQVVEDGYEFFAKRRLVTIFSAPNYGGEFDNAGALLSVDESLVCSFEIMKPAPASSSHPLKKVPKMGKS, from the exons ATGATGACGAGTATGGAAGGGATGGTGGAGAAAGGAGTATTGGATGATATTATAAGAAGATTGTTAGAAGGTAAAGGAGGCAAACAGGTTCAGCTTTCCGAGAGCGAGATTCGTCAACTCTGCTTTAACGCTCGTCAAATCTTCCTCTCTCAACCTAATCTCCTTGATCTCCATGCCCCAATTCGCATCTGCG GTGATATTCATGGTCAATATCAAGATCTTTTGAGGTTGTTTGAATACGGAGGTTATCCTCCTTCAGCAAACTATCTATTCCTTGGTGATTACGTTGACAGAGGCAAACAAAGTCTTGAGACCATATGTTTGCTTCTTGCTTACAAGATACGGTACCCATCGAAGATATATCTGTTGAGAGGGAACCATGAGGATGCTAAGATCAACAGGATTTACGGGTTTTATGACGAGTGCAAACGGAGATTCAATGTACGACTCTGGAAGGTGTTTACTGATTGCTTCAACTGTTTACCTGTAGCTGCACTTATTGATGAGAAGATACTGTGTATGCACGGTGGTTTGTCACCAGATTTGGATAATTTGAATCAGATTCGAGAGATTCAAAGGCCTATTGAGATTCCAGACAGTGGTCTTCTTTGTGATTTACTTTGGTCAGATCCTGATCAGAAGATTGAAGGTTGGGCTGATAGTGATCGAGGTATCTCTTGCACTTTTGGAGCTGATAAAGTCGCTGAGTTCTTGGATAAGAATGATCTTGACCTCATTTGCCGAGGCCATCAG GTAGTAGAAGACGGGTATGAGTTTTTCGCAAAACGGAGATTAGTCACGATATTCTCAGCTCCAAACTATGGTGGGGAGTTTGACAACGCTGGTGCGTTATTAAGCGTTGACGAGTCTCTTGTATGTTCCTTTGAGATTATGAAACCAGCCCCAGCTTCAAGCAGTCATCCTCTCAAGAAG GTACCGAAGATGGGGAAGTCTTGA
- the TOPP8 gene encoding Calcineurin-like metallo-phosphoesterase superfamily protein has product MMTSMEGMVEKGVLDDIIRRLLEGKGGKQVQLSESEIRQLCFNARQIFLSQPNLLDLHAPIRICGDIHGQYQDLLRLFEYGGYPPSANYLFLGDYVDRGKQSLETICLLLAYKIRYPSKIYLLRGNHEDAKINRIYGFYDECKRRFNVRLWKVFTDCFNCLPVAALIDEKILCMHGGLSPDLDNLNQIREIQRPIEIPDSGLLCDLLWSDPDQKIEGWADSDRGISCTFGADKVAEFLDKNDLDLICRGHQVVEDGYEFFAKRRLVTIFSAPNYGGEFDNAGALLSVDESLVCSFEIMKPAPASSSHPLKKDFHNRTLGYNLSA; this is encoded by the exons ATGATGACGAGTATGGAAGGGATGGTGGAGAAAGGAGTATTGGATGATATTATAAGAAGATTGTTAGAAGGTAAAGGAGGCAAACAGGTTCAGCTTTCCGAGAGCGAGATTCGTCAACTCTGCTTTAACGCTCGTCAAATCTTCCTCTCTCAACCTAATCTCCTTGATCTCCATGCCCCAATTCGCATCTGCG GTGATATTCATGGTCAATATCAAGATCTTTTGAGGTTGTTTGAATACGGAGGTTATCCTCCTTCAGCAAACTATCTATTCCTTGGTGATTACGTTGACAGAGGCAAACAAAGTCTTGAGACCATATGTTTGCTTCTTGCTTACAAGATACGGTACCCATCGAAGATATATCTGTTGAGAGGGAACCATGAGGATGCTAAGATCAACAGGATTTACGGGTTTTATGACGAGTGCAAACGGAGATTCAATGTACGACTCTGGAAGGTGTTTACTGATTGCTTCAACTGTTTACCTGTAGCTGCACTTATTGATGAGAAGATACTGTGTATGCACGGTGGTTTGTCACCAGATTTGGATAATTTGAATCAGATTCGAGAGATTCAAAGGCCTATTGAGATTCCAGACAGTGGTCTTCTTTGTGATTTACTTTGGTCAGATCCTGATCAGAAGATTGAAGGTTGGGCTGATAGTGATCGAGGTATCTCTTGCACTTTTGGAGCTGATAAAGTCGCTGAGTTCTTGGATAAGAATGATCTTGACCTCATTTGCCGAGGCCATCAG GTAGTAGAAGACGGGTATGAGTTTTTCGCAAAACGGAGATTAGTCACGATATTCTCAGCTCCAAACTATGGTGGGGAGTTTGACAACGCTGGTGCGTTATTAAGCGTTGACGAGTCTCTTGTATGTTCCTTTGAGATTATGAAACCAGCCCCAGCTTCAAGCAGTCATCCTCTCAAGAAG GACTTTCACAACAGAACCTTAGGTTATAATTTGAGTGCTTAG
- the TOPP8 gene encoding Calcineurin-like metallo-phosphoesterase superfamily protein: protein MMTSMEGMVEKGVLDDIIRRLLEGKGGKQVQLSESEIRQLCFNARQIFLSQPNLLDLHAPIRICGDIHGQYQDLLRLFEYGGYPPSANYLFLGDYVDRGKQSLETICLLLAYKIRYPSKIYLLRGNHEDAKINRIYGFYDECKRRFNVRLWKVFTDCFNCLPVAALIDEKILCMHGGLSPDLDNLNQIREIQRPIEIPDSGLLCDLLWSDPDQKIEGWADSDRGISCTFGADKVAEFLDKNDLDLICRGHQVVEDGYEFFAKRRLVTIFSAPNYGGEFDNAGALLSVDESLVCSFEIMKPAPASSSHPLKKVSFYQRYIDLSPSYNTILL, encoded by the exons ATGATGACGAGTATGGAAGGGATGGTGGAGAAAGGAGTATTGGATGATATTATAAGAAGATTGTTAGAAGGTAAAGGAGGCAAACAGGTTCAGCTTTCCGAGAGCGAGATTCGTCAACTCTGCTTTAACGCTCGTCAAATCTTCCTCTCTCAACCTAATCTCCTTGATCTCCATGCCCCAATTCGCATCTGCG GTGATATTCATGGTCAATATCAAGATCTTTTGAGGTTGTTTGAATACGGAGGTTATCCTCCTTCAGCAAACTATCTATTCCTTGGTGATTACGTTGACAGAGGCAAACAAAGTCTTGAGACCATATGTTTGCTTCTTGCTTACAAGATACGGTACCCATCGAAGATATATCTGTTGAGAGGGAACCATGAGGATGCTAAGATCAACAGGATTTACGGGTTTTATGACGAGTGCAAACGGAGATTCAATGTACGACTCTGGAAGGTGTTTACTGATTGCTTCAACTGTTTACCTGTAGCTGCACTTATTGATGAGAAGATACTGTGTATGCACGGTGGTTTGTCACCAGATTTGGATAATTTGAATCAGATTCGAGAGATTCAAAGGCCTATTGAGATTCCAGACAGTGGTCTTCTTTGTGATTTACTTTGGTCAGATCCTGATCAGAAGATTGAAGGTTGGGCTGATAGTGATCGAGGTATCTCTTGCACTTTTGGAGCTGATAAAGTCGCTGAGTTCTTGGATAAGAATGATCTTGACCTCATTTGCCGAGGCCATCAG GTAGTAGAAGACGGGTATGAGTTTTTCGCAAAACGGAGATTAGTCACGATATTCTCAGCTCCAAACTATGGTGGGGAGTTTGACAACGCTGGTGCGTTATTAAGCGTTGACGAGTCTCTTGTATGTTCCTTTGAGATTATGAAACCAGCCCCAGCTTCAAGCAGTCATCCTCTCAAGAAGGTTAGTTTCTACCAAAGATATATAGATTTAAGCCCATCTTATAACACAATTCTTCTGTAA
- a CDS encoding Ribosomal protein L18e/L15 superfamily protein (Ribosomal protein L18e/L15 superfamily protein; FUNCTIONS IN: structural constituent of ribosome; INVOLVED IN: translation; LOCATED IN: cytosolic ribosome, cytosolic large ribosomal subunit, vacuole, large ribosomal subunit, membrane; EXPRESSED IN: 23 plant structures; EXPRESSED DURING: 13 growth stages; CONTAINS InterPro DOMAIN/s: Ribosomal protein L18e (InterPro:IPR000039), Ribosomal protein L18e/L15 (InterPro:IPR021131); BEST Arabidopsis thaliana protein match is: ribosomal protein L18 (TAIR:AT3G05590.1); Has 1807 Blast hits to 1807 proteins in 277 species: Archae - 0; Bacteria - 0; Metazoa - 736; Fungi - 347; Plants - 385; Viruses - 0; Other Eukaryotes - 339 (source: NCBI BLink).) has protein sequence MGIDLIAGGKSKKTKRTAPKSDDVYLKLLVKLYRFLVRRSNSNFNAVILKRLFMSKVNKAPLSLSRLVEFMTGKDDKIAVLVGTITDDLRVHEIPAMKVTALRFTERARARIEKAGGECLTFDQLALRAPLGQNTVLLRGPKNSREAVKHFGPAPGVPHSNTKPYVRHKGRKFEKARGKRKSRGFKV, from the exons ATG GGTATCGATCTTATCGCAGGAGGTAAGAGTAAGAAGACCAAAAGGACTGCTCCTAAGTCCGATGATGTCTACCTAAAGCTTCTCGTCAAG CTTTACCGGTTTTTGGTGAGGAGATCTAACAGCAACTTCAATGCTGTGATTCTGAAAAGGCTTTTCATGAGCAAAGTCAACAAAGCTCCTCTTTCACTCTCTAGGCTTGTAGAGTTCATGACTGGCAAG GATGACAAGATTGCTGTGTTGGTTGGAACTATCACTGATGATTTGAGAGTTCATGAGATTCCTGCCATGAAGGTTACTGCCTTGAGGTTTACTGAGAGGGCTAGGGCTAGAATTGAGAAAGCTGGTGGAGAGTGCTTAACCTTTGACCAGCTTGCTCTCAGAGCTCCATTGGGACAGAACACA GTTCTTCTTAGAGGACCAAAGAACTCGCGTGAAGCAGTGAAGCATTTCGGACCTGCTCCTGGTGTGCCACACAGTAACACTAAGCCATATGTTAGGCATAAGGGAAGGAAGTTTGAGAAAGCTAGAGGAAAGCGAAAGAGTCGTGGATTCAAGGTCTAA
- a CDS encoding Ribosomal protein L18e/L15 superfamily protein, with translation MSKVNKAPLSLSRLVEFMTGKDDKIAVLVGTITDDLRVHEIPAMKVTALRFTERARARIEKAGGECLTFDQLALRAPLGQNTVLLRGPKNSREAVKHFGPAPGVPHSNTKPYVRHKGRKFEKARGKRKSRGFKV, from the exons ATGAGCAAAGTCAACAAAGCTCCTCTTTCACTCTCTAGGCTTGTAGAGTTCATGACTGGCAAG GATGACAAGATTGCTGTGTTGGTTGGAACTATCACTGATGATTTGAGAGTTCATGAGATTCCTGCCATGAAGGTTACTGCCTTGAGGTTTACTGAGAGGGCTAGGGCTAGAATTGAGAAAGCTGGTGGAGAGTGCTTAACCTTTGACCAGCTTGCTCTCAGAGCTCCATTGGGACAGAACACA GTTCTTCTTAGAGGACCAAAGAACTCGCGTGAAGCAGTGAAGCATTTCGGACCTGCTCCTGGTGTGCCACACAGTAACACTAAGCCATATGTTAGGCATAAGGGAAGGAAGTTTGAGAAAGCTAGAGGAAAGCGAAAGAGTCGTGGATTCAAGGTCTAA
- a CDS encoding uncharacterized protein (unknown protein; FUNCTIONS IN: molecular_function unknown; INVOLVED IN: biological_process unknown; LOCATED IN: chloroplast; EXPRESSED IN: pollen tube; Has 35333 Blast hits to 34131 proteins in 2444 species: Archae - 798; Bacteria - 22429; Metazoa - 974; Fungi - 991; Plants - 531; Viruses - 0; Other Eukaryotes - 9610 (source: NCBI BLink).), producing MAASSSSSSSDVSSDSSDSHRRRKDRRHHRRNDRDRDSLKVRKKSRSTSKKRRRRQHSSDSSDSSYSDSSSESSDSEHEKSRRHKKHEKPKKAKDKERSKSHRHKRHKNRERKKGEGEGSSGPVKLSKFLNRDKDDGERRSAVSGKKILLKVDKSKEDKAAESKRNELLKFLNASFD from the exons ATGGCGgcttcatcatcttcgtcttcctccGACGTCTCCTCTGATTCTTCAGACTCTCATCGTCGCCGTAAGGATCGCCGTCATCATCGTAGAAACGATCGAGACAGAGACTCGCTCAAAGTACGGAAAAAGAGCCGATCCACCTCGAAAAAACGCCGTAGACGCCAACACTCCTCCGATTCCTCTGATTCTTCTTACTCCGATTCCTCCAG TGAGAGCTCAGATAGTGAGCATGAGAAGTCACGAAGGCACAAGAAGCATGAAAAGCCAAAGAAG gcTAAGGATAAGGAACGAAGCAAGAGTCATCGTCATAAACGGCataagaacagagaaagaaag AAAGGGGAAGGAGAAGGAAGTAGCGGGCCTGTAAAACTATCAAAG TTTTTGAACCGCGACAAAGACGATGGTGAACGTAGAAGTGCTGTTTCAGGGAAAAAA ATTCTGCTGAAGGTTGACAAGTCCAAAGAGGACAAAGCTGCAGAGAGCAAAAGAAATGAACTGCTTAAGTTCTTAAACGCAAGTTTCGACTAG
- a CDS encoding Plant invertase/pectin methylesterase inhibitor superfamily (Plant invertase/pectin methylesterase inhibitor superfamily; FUNCTIONS IN: enzyme inhibitor activity, pectinesterase activity; INVOLVED IN: cell wall modification; LOCATED IN: cell wall, plant-type cell wall; EXPRESSED IN: 9 plant structures; EXPRESSED DURING: L mature pollen stage, M germinated pollen stage, 4 anthesis, C globular stage, petal differentiation and expansion stage; CONTAINS InterPro DOMAIN/s: Pectin lyase fold/virulence factor (InterPro:IPR011050), Pectinesterase, catalytic (InterPro:IPR000070), Pectinesterase inhibitor (InterPro:IPR006501), Pectin lyase fold (InterPro:IPR012334); BEST Arabidopsis thaliana protein match is: Plant invertase/pectin methylesterase inhibitor superfamily (TAIR:AT3G05610.1); Has 1807 Blast hits to 1807 proteins in 277 species: Archae - 0; Bacteria - 0; Metazoa - 736; Fungi - 347; Plants - 385; Viruses - 0; Other Eukaryotes - 339 (source: NCBI BLink).): MSYGYDDEDAKRKKRYVIISISSVLLISMVVAVTIGVSVNKSDNAGDEEITTSVKAIKDVCAPTDYKETCEDTLRKDAKDTSDPLELVKTAFNATMKQISDVAKKSQTMIELQKDPRAKMALDQCKELMDYAIGELSKSFEELGKFEFHKVDEALVKLRIWLSATISHEQTCLDGFQGTQGNAGETIKKALKTAVQLTHNGLAMVTEMSNYLGQMQIPEMNSRRLLSQEFPSWMDARARRLLNAPMSEVKPDIVVAQDGSGQYKTINEALNFVPKKKNTTFVVHIKEGIYKEYVQVNRSMTHLVFIGDGPDKTVISGSKSYKDGITTYKTATVAIVGDHFIAKNIAFENTAGAIKHQAVAIRVLADESIFYNCKFDGYQDTLYAHSHRQFYRDCTISGTIDFLFGDAAAVFQNCTLLVRKPLLNQACPITAHGRKDPRESTGFVLQGCTIVGEPDYLAVKEQSKTYLGRPWKEYSRTIIMNTFIPDFVPPEGWQPWLGEFGLNTLFYSEVQNTGPGAAITKRVTWPGIKKLSDEEILKFTPAQYIQGDAWIPGKGVPYILGLFSGNGSTNSTVTGSSLSSNTTESSDSPSTVVTPSTSPPAGHLGSPSDTPSSVVSPSTSLPAGQLGAPPATPSMVVSPSTSPPAGHLGSPSDTPSSLVSPSTSPPAGHLGSPSDTPSSVVTPSASPSTSPSASPSVSPSAFPSASPSASPSASPSVSPSASPSASPQSSIG; the protein is encoded by the exons atgtcatatGGATACGACGATGAGGATgcaaagaggaaaaagagatATGTAATTATCTCTATCTCCTCTGTTCTTTTAATCTCCATGGTTGTCGCTGTTACCATAGGTGTTAGCGTCAACAAGTCCGATAACGCTGGTGACGAAGAAATCACAACTTCTGTTAAAGCCATCAAAGATGTTTGTGCACCGACGGATTACAAAGAGACTTGTGAGGATACACTAAGGAAAGATGCGAAGGACACATCAGACCCGTTGGAGCTGGTGAAGACAGCTTTTAACGCAACGATGAAACAAATAAGTGACGTGGCAAAGAAGTCACAAACTATGATTGAGCTACAAAAGGATCCAAGGGCAAAGATGGCGTTGGATCAATGCAAGGAGCTAATGGATTACGCAATCGGTGAGCTTAGTAAGTCGTTTGAAGAGTTGGGGAAGTTCGAGTTTCATAAAGTTGATGAGGCCTTGGTTAAGTTGAGGATTTGGCTTAGTGCGACGATAAGCCATGAGCAAACTTGTCTTGATGGGTTTCAAGGGACACAAGGTAATGCTGGTGAGACGATAAAGAAGGCGTTGAAAACCGCGGTGCAGTTAACGCATAACGGGCTTGCAATGGTTACCGAAATGTCGAATTACTTAGGACAAATGCAGATTCCGGAGATGAATAGTAGACGGTTGTTGTCCCAAGAGTTTCCTTCGTGGATGGATGCGCGAGCACGTAGGCTATTGAACGCTCCTATGTCCGAGGTAAAACCCGATATCGTGGTGGCGCAAGACGGAAGTGGTCAGTACAAGACGATTAACGAGGCATTGAATTTTGtcccgaagaagaagaacacgacTTTCGTGGTTCATATTAAGGAAGGAATCTATAAAGAGTATGTTCAGGTGAATAGGAGCATGACACATCTAGTTTTCATAGGTGATGGCCCCGACAAAACTGTCATTTCTGGCAGCAAAAGTTACAAGGACGGTATTACTACCTACAAAACAGCCACCGTTG CAATCGTTGGAGATCATTTCATTGCCAAGAACATTGCCTTCGAGAACACAGCCGGGGCAATAAAGCATCAAGCGGTTGCTATTAGGGTTCTAGCAGATGAGTCAATATTCTACAATTGTAAATTCGATGGTTACCAAGACACTCTATATGCACATTCCCACCGTCAGTTTTACCGTGACTGTACTATCTCGGGCACAATCGATTTTCTCTTTGGAGACGCAGCTGCGGTATTCCAAAACTGTACTTTACTGGTGAGAAAGCCACTTCTAAACCAAGCATGCCCCATTACAGCCCATGGACGTAAAGATCCGCGAGAATCCACGGGATTTGTTCTCCAAGGATGTACGATTGTTGGCGAACCGGATTACTTGGCAGTCAAGGAACAGAGCAAAACTTATCTTGGAAGACCATGGAAAGAGTATTCAAGAACTATCATCATGAACACGTTCATACCAGATTTTGTTCCGCCGGAAGGATGGCAACCGTGGCTCGGCGAATTCGGTCTTAACACACTTTTCTACTCGGAGGTGCAGAACACTGGGCCGGGTGCAGCTATCACAAAACGGGTTACTTGGCCAGGAATCAAGAAGTTGAGTGATGAAGAAATCCTTAAATTCACTCCAGCTCAATACATCCAAGGTGACGCTTGGATTCCTGGTAAAGGTGTTCCGTACATCCTAGGTCTTTTTAGTGGAAACGGTTCCACAAATTCTACCGTAACTGGCTCTAGTTTGTCTTCTAACACAACAGAGTCATCAGATTCACCTTCGACGGTAGTAACTCCTTCAACTTCTCCACCAGCTGGTCATCTTGGTTCTCCATCAGATACACCTTCATCGGTAGTGTCTCCTTCAACTTCTCTGCCAGCTGGTCAACTTGGTGCCCCAccggctacaccatcaatgGTAGTGTCTCCTTCAACTTCTCCACCAGCTGGTCATCTTGGTTCCCCATCAGATACACCTTCATCGTTAGTTTCTCCTTCAACTTCTCCACCAGCTGGTCATCTTGGTTCTCCATCAGATACACCTTCATCGGTAGTGACTCCTTCAGCTTCTCCTTCTACTTCACCATCAGCTTCTCCTTCTGTTTCACCATCAGCTTTTCCTTCTGCTTCACCATCAGCTTCACCATCAGCTTCTCCTTCAGTTTCTCCTTCTGCTTCACCATCAGCTTCTCCACAAAGCTCAATCGGTTGA
- a CDS encoding C2H2 and C2HC zinc fingers superfamily protein (C2H2 and C2HC zinc fingers superfamily protein; FUNCTIONS IN: sequence-specific DNA binding transcription factor activity, zinc ion binding, nucleic acid binding; INVOLVED IN: regulation of transcription; LOCATED IN: intracellular, chloroplast; CONTAINS InterPro DOMAIN/s: Zinc finger, C2H2-like (InterPro:IPR015880), Zinc finger, C2H2-type (InterPro:IPR007087); BEST Arabidopsis thaliana protein match is: C2H2 and C2HC zinc fingers superfamily protein (TAIR:AT5G54340.1); Has 1807 Blast hits to 1807 proteins in 277 species: Archae - 0; Bacteria - 0; Metazoa - 736; Fungi - 347; Plants - 385; Viruses - 0; Other Eukaryotes - 339 (source: NCBI BLink).), with product MSSSMSSAGSSTPKSKKLKGIVVDMEKSKEKATRNTILKLGSPQEVTSERRIENSSFGSSAVRRGREIMKFYPSKSNKIYTCHFCKKGFSTSQALGGHQNAHKQEREWDKKRKEMEAEYPGLSFLNPFLDKPHILLGGYSQDALSNENHLGITLDPFKRLIYPSFNAGMNMAVVPRVTPTRFFTGNTSTNGSTSRVPDPLPSYNNLYPSNSRNVLPFPPPQTTKLSSNFVSQGNVLSEENFISKIGTNNIVEIDDDDDDIQPEEEKTKSGRIDLSLSL from the coding sequence ATGTCTTCTTCAATGTCTTCTGCAGGCTCTTCCACACCCAAATCCAAAAAGCTCAAAGGCATTGTTGTGGACATGGAGAAGTCGAAAGAGAAGGCAACAAGGAACACTATTCTGAAACTAGGTTCTCCTCAAGAGGTTACCTCTGAAAGGAGGATTGAGAACTCTAGTTTTGGATCTAGTGCTGTccgaagaggaagagagatcaTGAAGTTTTACCcgtcaaaatcaaacaagatcTACACTTGTCATTTTTGCAAAAAAGGTTTCTCAACCTCTCAAGCCTTAGGTGGTCACCAGAACGCGCACAAGCAAGAGCGGGAGTGGGACAAAAAGCGGAAGGAGATGGAAGCTGAGTATCCTGGACTCTCCTTTTTGAACCCTTTCCTTGATAAGCCTCACATTCTCTTAGGTGGTTATTCACAAGATGCTTTATCAAATGAAAATCATCTTGGGATCACTCTTGATCCTTTTAAACGCTTAATTTACCCATCTTTCAATGCGGGTATGAACATGGCTGTAGTTCCTCGTGTCACTCCTACTCGCTTCTTCACCGGGAACACTAGTACCAATGGTTCTACTTCAAGGGTCCCTGATCCTTTACCATCCTACAACAACCTTTACCCATCAAACTCTAGAAACGTTCTTCcttttcctcctcctcaaACCACCAAGCTTTCTAGCAATTTCGTCTCGCAAGGAAACGTTTTAAGCGAAGAGAATTTCATCTCAAAGATTGGAACAAACAATATTGtggagattgatgatgatgatgatgatattcagccagaagaagaaaaaactaaaagcgGGAGAATTGATTTATCTTTATCCCTTTGA
- a CDS encoding uncharacterized protein (unknown protein; Has 30201 Blast hits to 17322 proteins in 780 species: Archae - 12; Bacteria - 1396; Metazoa - 17338; Fungi - 3422; Plants - 5037; Viruses - 0; Other Eukaryotes - 2996 (source: NCBI BLink).), translated as MDRSWFDLNGYGTNQDAYHVINDGLSIEDFEGRDLAGFLAKLMMGIWETLRLF; from the coding sequence ATGGACCGTAGttggtttgatttgaatgGTTATGGAACTAACCAAGATGCTTATCACGTGATAAATGACGGTTTGTCGATTGAAGATTTTGAAGGGCGTGATTTAGCTGGTTTTCTGGCGAAGTTGATGATGGGAATTTGGGAGACATTGAGgcttttttaa